The Thioclava sp. GXIMD4216 genome contains the following window.
GGTGGGAGCTATATCACCGGCGGGCATACCGGCGGTCGCCCGATCCAGCAGATGTCCCTGCCGCAGGGAACGCCAAGCTGGGGGGCGGAATGGAAGGCGGCGACGCAGGAATGGTACGGCCATTCGATGTCGATTGCCTCGCACGGGTCGAATATGGCCTATCGCGATGTCTATCTGGATCTGGACCCGACCTATAAAGACCGTCACGGGCGCCCGCTGATGCGGATGACCTATAACTGGCAGGACAACGATATCCGCATGACACAGTTCATGAAATCGAAGATCGAGCCCATCGCCCAGAGCCTCAATCCCGATATGATAAAATCCTCCTACAAGGAGGCGGGGGCGCAATATGATGTGCGTCCGTACCAGACGACGCATAATACCGGTGGCGTGATCATGGGCACCGATCCCAAGACTTCTGCGATCAACCGCTACCTGCAAAGCTGGGACTGCCACAATGTCTTCGTGATGGGGGCCTCGGCCTTCCCGCAGAACCTGCAATACAACCCCACCGGAGCGGTCGGCGGGTTGGCCTATTGGGCGGTGGATCACCTCCGCAAGGACTATCTGCCCAATCCGCGGCCATTGATGTGAGGAGGATGAAAGATGCTTAAGTTTCTACGCCTCATCATGTGGCTGGCCATTGCCGCGATCATTGTGATCGCCGCCATGATTCTGGTGCCCCAGCACCGCAGTTCGGCGAAGGACCTGTCTTTCGATGCGCAATGGTTGCCCGCGCATCAGGACAAGACCGGCGAATATGTGGCGCGTGTGGCCGATTGCGCGGCCTGCCACACGGCAGAAGGGGGCACGCCCTATGCGGGCGGGCGCGCGATCGCCAGCCCCTTCGGCACGATCTATGCCTCCAATATCACCCCCGATAAGGCGACGGGAATTGGCGACTGGACACTGGACGAGTTCCGTGCCGCCTTGGTGGACGGCATCGGCAAACATGGCGAAAACCTTTATCCGGCCATGCCTTACGACAATTATCGCAAACTGTCCGAGGCCGATATAGAGGCGCTCTATACCTATTTCCATGACACGCTGGAACCGGTCGAGAACAAGGTGCAGGCGACGGCGTTAAGCTTCCCCTTCAACCAGCGTTGGGGCATTCGCGCGTGGAAATGGGTAGGGCTTCCGAAGGTCGGTTTCGTGCCGCCCTCGCAGGATGCGCGGATCGCGCGGGGGGCCTATCTGGTGGAAGGGCCGGGCCATTGTGCGGCCTGCCATAGTCCGCGCAATCTGGCCTTCGCGCAGAATGGCACGGACGCCTCCGATCCCGATTTCCTGTCGGGCGGTGTGATCGATGGCTGGACCGCCCCCGATCTGCGCAGCGCCGATGCGACGATCAAATCGTGGTCGGCGGCCGATCTGGACCTGTTCCTTGCTTCGGGGCGCAATGCCCATGCGGGGGTCTCGGGCGAGATGGCGCTGGCGATCCGCGATTCGCTGCAATATCTCAGCGATGAAGACCGCGCCGCGATGGTCGCCTATCTGCGGTCGATCGCTGCATACCAGCCCGTGGCGGTGACCGGCGAGGCGGCCCCGAAAGCGGCTGTGGCACGACCGGCAGAGCTGAAAGCCGGTCTGGATGACGCCACGCGCAAGCTGTTGTTGACGCCCGAGAACCAGCCTTTGGGTGCGCGCCTGTTCATGGATAATTGCGCGGCCTGCCATTTTGCCGATGGCAAAGGGGCTGCGGGGATCTTCCCGGCTCTGGCAGGCAATGCCACTGTGACGGCGAAACAGTCGAACGGGCTGGTGGACACCATTCTGCATGGCGCGGCCATACCGTCGACCGCGCAGCGGCCGGCAGAACTGAAAATGCCCGGATTTGCCGACCGCCTGTCCGATGACGATGTTGCGGCACTGGCCAGCTTCCTGCGCAGCGCATGGGGCAATTCTGCCGATCCTGTCAGCGCCAAGGATGTCAGCGCTTTGCGCTGACCCGCGCCATAGGGATCGATTGCAACAGGAACGGGGCGCCCAGCAGGCGCCCCGTTTTCAATTTCCGGTCTTTGTCCGTTGGCGTGTTCCGGGCCATATCGGCAGGCCCTGCGCCCCAAGCCGGTCAGTCCAAGCCGGTCAGTCCAAGCCGGTCAGTCGGCGCAAGGACGGGGCCTTTCGATTACTTCGACAACTTGATCCATGTGGTCTTGAGCTCGGTATATTTATCGAGCGCATGCAAGGACTTGTCCCGCCCGATCCCGCTTTCCTTGAAGCCGCCGAACGGCACGGTCATGTCGTCGCAGTCATAGCAGTTCACATAGGTCAGACCGGCCCGCAATTCCTTCGCGGCGCGATGGGCGGTGCTCAGGTCATCCGTCCAGATCGAGGAGGCCAGCCCGAAGGGCGTGTCATTGGCCACGCGGAGTGCCTCGTCCACATCCTTGACGGTGATGACCGACAGCACCGGCCCGAAGACCTCTTCCTGCGCGATCCGCATGTCATTGCGCACATGGTCGAAGATCGTGGGTTCCAGATAGCAGCCTCCGCTGTCCATGCAGACACGTTTGCCCCCCGTTGCAAGGGTCGCGCCGTCTTCTTGCGCGATATCGACAAAGCCCAGAACGCGCGTCGTGTGGCGTTCGTCCACCATCGCACCAAAACGGGTTGCCGGATCAAGCGGATGACCGGGGGCGAAGGCTTTGCTTTGCGCAAGAAGCACATCGACCACCTCGTCATGAACGCTTTCCTCGACGATCAGGCGGCTGGGGCAGGTGCACATTTCTCCTTGGTTGAAGAAGGCGGAATTGGCCGAGGTTTCGGCGGCGTGGCGGATGTCGTGATAGCTTGACAGGATGATGTTGGGGCTTTTGCCGCCCAGTTCCAGCCCGATCTTTTTCAGGTTCGAACGCGCGGCATATTCCATATAGAAGCGCCCGACCGCGGTCGAGCCGGTAAAGAACAGCCCGTCCACATCCATATGCAGCCCCAGCGCCTTGCCCGTTTCCGGACCCCAGCCGGTCACCACGTTGAACACGCCGGGCGGCACACCCGCTTCCAGTGCCAGTTCGGCCAGCCGGAGCGCCGAGAGCGACGAGTTTTCCGATGGTTTCAGCACAACCGAATTGCCTGCCGCCAATGCGGGCGCGACTTTCCAGCTGGCCATGAGCATCGGGAAATTCCACGGCACAACCGCAGCAACCACTCCCAGAGGCTCGCGGCTGACCAGCGCCAGCGTGTCCGAAGGGGTGGGGGCGATCTCGTCATAGATCTTGTCGATCGCCTCGCCATACCATGCAAAGCAATTCGCCACCGCGCGCACATCAATCGAGGTGCTGTCGGCAATCGGCTTGCCCATGTCCAGCGTTTCCAGCAGGGCCAGTTCGTCGCGATGGGCGCGGACCAGATCGCCCAGACGGCACAGCACGGCCTTGCGTTCGGCGGGCGCGCGCTTGGACCAGCGGCCGTCTTCGAAGGCGCGTCGTGCTGCCGCGACGGCCAGATCGACATCTTCCTGACCGCAATCCGCGACCTGCGCGAGGGTGCTGCCATCAACCGGCGAGACCGAGGCAAAGCTGCGCCCCGAAGACGCCGCCACAAATTTCCCGTCAATCAGCGCCTGTGCACGGATCGTCAGATTCTGACGGGCATCAAGCCAGTCCTGATGCGTTTTGAGTGCCATCTGAAGACCCCCATGTTGAAATTGGTATTACATTTTCAAAAATAGTATCACATTTTTTAGAAAGCAATATCATTATATCCGCTGCTCATGGCTGCGGTTTCGGGTCAAACATGGTGATCCCGATACGGGCGGCGCGGTTTAGTGCAAAAGCGGCTGGGTGCGCTGCGCCTCTTTTTGTAGCTTCTCGCGACCCGAGCGCACAATCCCGTCGCGGATATCATTCTCGATGGCCACCACAAGCGCCATCGGGTCCCGCTGGCGTAAGGCATTCAGGATCTCTTTATGGCGGTCCACGCTGTAATATTGCTTTACCTCGCGCACTACCTGCCGCTGGAACGGCCCTAATTGCAACCACACACTTTCAATCAGCGGGATCGCTTGGGAATTGGGGTTGGCGGCATAGAGGCGGCGGTGGAAATCATGGTTCAACTGGGTCAGATCTTCCGTGCGATGCTCCAGAACGGCCTGATCCATTTCATCGTCCATTCTGGTCAAGTCGTTGATAATGACGTCAGAAAAATAGGGGAGGGCACGTTCGGCCGCGTGGGTTTCCAAGGTGATCCGGAGTTGGATCAGCTCCTCGAAACGCCCCGCTTTCATATGCGGGATCGACAGGCGGCGATTGTTGAGAACCTCGAGCGCATTCTCCGAGCTGAGCCGCCGGATCGCCTCGCGCACAGGGGTCGGGCTTAGATCCAGATAGGAGGCCAGACCGCGTATGGTCAGGTTGGTTCCCGGAGCAATCGCGCCCAGCATGATGGCATTGCGCAAGCGCAGATACGCATATTCCTGCACGGTCAATCCGGGGGCTGCTTTGATATCGGGGAGGTTCAGGTCGCTTGTCTTGCTCATTAAGCGCTACGCTTTTCCGTGCCTTGAAATGTTATGTCACCACCGTGTCAGTTGACTGGAAGTGAAAAGAAGATACAAGTCAGAAAAATGATATCACATTTTTCGAATCAGTATCGCATTTGGGGGGAGCGATGGAACGACAGGATGCGAATCTGTGGTTGCAAGACCATCCGGAGATCGAAAGCGCCCTTGTGACGGTCTGCGATCTGAACGGGATGCTGCGTGGAACGCGCGTTCCTGTCGCGCAGATCGGCAAGCTCTGCGATGCCGGATTGCGGATACCTCTTGCGGCTTTGGGGGTGGATGTCTGGGGGGAGGAGATCGCGCAGCAAGATCCGCTTTTCCCCTCCCGCGAGGCCATCGGACGCGGTGGCATGATCGAGCGCGGGCTGTTACCGATGACATGGGCCGATCCGCCCGCCATCCTTGCCCCGATGACGCTTTCCTGCGCGAATGGCGATCCCTTTCCGGCGGATCCACGGCGCGCCCTTGAAGAGATCACCCGCCGTTTCGCCGCGCTTGGCCTGACCCCCGTTGTCGCGACCGAGCTGGAATTCTACCTCGTCAATCCCGAACCCGATCTGCCGGAACCTCCGAATTCGCCGGTTTCGGGCAAGCAGCTTCACTCCGATGATGTCTATTCCGTCGATGAGCTGCTGCATTTCGATGATTTTCTCAGCGATGTTTTCGATGCCTGTCGCGAGCAGGGCATTCCCGCCGATGCGGCGATTTCCGAAAATGGCGCGGGACAGTTTGAAATCAATATGATGCATGTCCCCGACCCGCTGCGCGCCGCCGATGATGCGATCTTGTTCAAGCAGACGGTGCGGGGGGTGGCCCGCAAGCACGGCCTTGTGGCGACCTTCATGGCCAAGCCCTATGGTGCGCTGTCGGGCAGCGGCTTCCACGTCCATTTCTCGCTGATCGACAAAGACGGTCGCAATGTGTTTGACGATGGCGGGCCGCAGGGCACGGATCTGCTCTGGCATGCGGTGGCGGGGCTTTTGCATACGATGGCCGAATGCACATTGACCTTTGCGCCGCACGAAAATTCCTATCGCCGTCTGGCGCCGGGGTCGCACGCGCCTTCCGCCATTGCATGGGGCTATGAAAACCGCACGGTCGCGGTGCGTATTCCGGGCGGCAGCCACAAGGCACGCCGGATCGAACATCGCGTTGCCGGTGCGGATGCCAACCCCTATCTGGTGCTGGCCAGCATTCTGGGCGGGGCCCTGATGGGGATCGAGGGCAAATGGGACCCCGCCGCCCCGATTACCGGCAATGCCTATGATCAGGATCTGCCGCATCTGCCGCTGGACTGGGCCTCTGCAATCGAGGCCTTCAAGGTCGGGGCGCATGTGCCCGCGATCTACAACCCGCAGCTTCAGCGTATGCTGACGGCCTGCAAGACGCAGGAATTGCGTGTGTTCAACCGCCGCGTGACCGATTTCGAATATCACACCTATCTGGAGACCGTCTGATGAATGCGATGACCGCTTCCTATGCTGGCGCGGGCCAGCACACCGGCAGCTATTATGCTGCCTCGGCCAACCCGTCGCCCCGTCGCCCGCAACTGACCGGCGATCAGGATATCGATATCTGTATTGTCGGTGCGGGATATAGCGGGCTGTCGGCGGGGCTGTTTCTGGCCGAGAAGGGCCATCGTGTGGCGATTGTCGAGGGCGCGCAGGTCGGCTGGGGGGCCTCGGGGCGCAATGGCGGGCAGATCGTGAACGGTCTGAACGCCTCCTTGCAGACCATCGAACGGCGCTATGGCCGCGATACGGCCTCTTTCGTGGCGGGGCTCGTGCAGGAGGGGCAGGAGATCATCCGGGACCGGATTGCCACTTATGACATCCGTTGCGATCTGAAAAACGGCAATATCTTTGCGGGCTATACCGCCGCGCATATGCGCGAACTCGAAGAGCGCAAGGCGCTTTGGGAGAGCTATGGCCATCATAATCAGGAAATCCTGAGCAAAGCGCAGCTGCGCGAGAAAATCGGTTCGGATGTGTTCTCCGGTGGGATGATCGACCATACCGGCGGGCATATGCATCCGCTCAATCTGGCGTTGGGAGAGGCTGCGGCATTCGAACAGAATGGTGGCGTGATCTACGAGCATTCGCCGGTAACCTCTGTCGATACCGAGGCCGCGCGGCCCGTCGTGCGCACCGCCAAAGGCAGCCTGACCTGCAAGACGCTGATCCTGTGTGGCAATGCCTATCTGGGGAAGGTGGTGCCGACGCTGGAATGGCGGGTGATGCCGGTCTCGACGCAGATGATCGCCACCGAACCTCTGGGCGAGGCACTGGCACAGGAAATCCTGCCGGGGGACGAATGTATCGAAGATATCCGCTATATCCTCGATTACTTCCGCCTTTCGGGGGATAAGCGGCTGATTTTTGGCGGCGGGCTTGTCTATGGCGGCACCGATCCGGCGGATATCGAGGCCAAGATCGTGCCGAACCTCAAGAAGGTCTTCCCGCAGCTGTCCAATGTGAAGATCGATTACCGCTGGTCGGGCAATTTCGCACTGTCTTTCTCGCGCGTGCCGCAGATGGGCCGGATCGGTAGCAATACCTATTTCGCGCATGGCTATTCCGGTCACGGGGTCACTGGCGCGCATCTGTTCGGGCGGATCCTGTCCGAGGCCGTGGATGCCGATCTGTCGCGCTTTGATACCTTTGCCAAAATCCCGTGGATTCCGTTCCCCGGCGGGCGGACCTTCCGCGTGCCTTACACGGTCATGGGCGCGTGGTGGTATGCGCTGCGCGATCGTCTGGGTATCTGACCACCGTCCGTTACCTCGTTTTTCAACCCTCGCGCCCCGAAGGGGCCGACACCCCAAAGCGGCACGCCACTGCCCGACGCGTGCCGCAACAAAAACAAAGGGCCAGAGAGGAACTAACCATGGAACAAATGACGCGCACCATTCTTGCGTATCGTAATCATCCGAAAGCGGCATGGGTTCTTGCCAGTGTGCTCGCGGTGATTGCCTTTTTCTATTATCTCTACGTCACCCATACCCCTGACACGTCCTGGGGCGCGCTGAGCCTTTTGCCCACGCTGCTGGTTCTTGTCATGGCCATTGTCACGCGCCGTCCCTTCGAGGCGCTGATCATTGGCGGCTTTGCCGGCCTGATCATGCTGGGCGGGGGCGATCTGATCGCGCATTTCTCAGACCGGCTTTCCAGCGTGATGGGCAGCGAGACCATCGTCTGGATCATTCTGGTCTGCGGCTTGATGGGCGGGCTGATCGCGCTGCTGGAGCATTCGGGCTGTCTTGGCAGCTTCTCGTCATGGCTGCGCACCAAGATCAAATCCCAGCGCCAGTCACTGGTGGTGACGGCCATGATCGGGGTGATCGTATTTATCGATGACTATCTGAACTGTCTGGCCGTCTCGTCCTCGGTCAAGAAGCTGACCGACCATTACAAGGTCTCGCGCGAGAAGCTGGCCTATATCATCGATTCCACCGCAGCGCCGATGTGCGTCATCGTGCCGGTCTCGACTTGGGCGGTGTTCTTTGCGGGGCTGCTGGAAGAAAACGGGATTGCCGCAAGCGGCAAGGGCCTGTCGCTCTATCTCTCGGCGATCCCTTTCATGATCTATGCATGGGTCGCGCTGATCCTCGTGTTTCTGGTGGCTTTCGGCGTCATCAAGGATTTCGGCCCGATGAAAAAAGCCGAAGCCCGTGCCAAGGCCGGACAGCCGATCCCGCCCGATTTTCAGGGCACCGAAATCGAAGCCGTGATCTATGACGGCAAGAAGATGAGCAATGGCGTCGGCATGTTCAACTTCCTCTTCCCGATGGTGCTGCTGGTTGTGGCGACGATCTATTACGAAATCGACCTTCTGCGCGGCGTGCTGCTGACGCTGGTGGCCACGGTCGGACTGTATTACCTGCAGGGCCTGCTAAGCTTCGAGCGCCAGATGGAAGCCATCTTCGACGGTTTCAAGGTCATGCTCTATCCGTTGTCGACGGTGATCGCGGGCTTCCTGCTCAAGGATATCAATGATGCTCTGGGCATGACGCAATATGTCATCGAGTCGCTGACCCCCTTGATGAGCAAGGAACTTCTGCCCGCGCTGGTCTTTGTCTCGCTGGCTCTGGTGGTGTTTGGCACCGCATCGAGCTGGGGCGTGTTCATCATCGCCATTCCGATTGTCGCACCGGTTGCACAGGGCATCCATGCCAATATGGCGCTGGTGATCGGCGCGCTCCTTTCCGCATCTTCCTTCGGCAGCCACGCGTGTTTCTTCAGTGACTCGACCGTGCTTGCCGCACAAGGGGCAGGATGCTCACCCATTTCCCACGCCTTCACGCAATTCCCCTATGCGTTGTTCGGCGCGGTTGTCACGGTGGGCGTCTTTCTCGTGCTGGGCTACGTGATGGCCTGACACGAATGGGGCGGAGGGCTGCGCGGGCAGGTCTCCGCCTCTGGTCTTTCTGGCAGTGAGTTTCAAAGGAGTGGCCATGAAAATCGGAATTTTGCAGACGGGCACCTCGCCTGATGAGCTGAAGCCTATTCACGGCGATTATGATGACCTGTTCAAGCGGCTCTTGGCAGGCAAGGGCTTCAGCTTCGCGACATGGCGCGTTCTGGATGGCGAACTGCCGCACTCGGTGCATGACGCGGATGGCTGGCTGATCACGGGGTCCAAATTCGGGGTCTATGAGGATCACCCCTGGATCGCCCCGCTCGAGGCCTTTCTGCGTGCGGCCTATGCGGCGCAAGTGCCGATTGTGGGCGTGTGTTTCGGGCACCAGATTCTGGCGCAGGCCCTTGGGGGCAAGGTCGAGAAATTCGCGGGCGGCTGGTCTGTCGGGGCCACCGAATACCGGATGGAAGATGGCAGCAAGCAGATGATGATGGCCTGGCATCAGGACCAGGTCGTGGTGCCGCCGCCCGAGGCGCATGTGATCGGGCAATCCGACTTCTGTGCCAATGCGATGCTGGCCTATGGTACGAAAGCCCTGAGCGTCCAGCCGCATCCCGAATTCAGCCCGAGCTTCCTGAGCGATCTCCTCGAAGCCCGTCAGGCGGTCCTGCCGCCCGAGATTGCAGAACGCGCCTATCAGCGTCTGGATGTCCCGCTCAGCGCGGACCGCTTTGGCGAGAAGATTGCGGATTTCTTCAAGATGCCCAGATAGGTTCTGCCGGTTTGAAAACGCGATGCGCGCGGTCTTGCCAAGGACCGCGCGCATTTTTGTGTCTGCCAGAGGGGCCGCTGTCTGGTGCGGATCGGCGCTGTTGTAGGGCGGGGGGCTGGCCAATCTGGGGACAGCCCCCGCGCCCGACAGGTGCGGACCGGCGGGGGGAGCGCCGATCGCACGGGAGTGTCTTGGGCCGCGCCCTTACACGCTGGGGAAGGTCGCCACCGCCAGCACGGCAGAGGCCGATCCCAGCAGCAGGACTGCAGACGAGAACAGCGTCACATTCGCATCGCATTCGCCCAGAATGGGCAGCATGAAGGGGGTGACACCGTTCACCTCGTCCACCAGCGAAAGCTGAAGGCGCTTGCGCAGGAAAACCGCTGTCCAGAAGCCGCCATAGGCGCAAAGGGCCAGAATGGCGGGCACCCAAAGCCGCCAGCTGTCATCGCCTGCCGTCCAGATCAGATACAGCGAGACAAGCCCGATATACACATAGGACATCACCTGCCAGACGCAGTGGAAGCGCGCATGTGAGGTCCAGGAATGGTTGAACCAATGGGTTTTATTGGTGTCGAACGCGAAGGGAATCGCGCTGTAGCCCAGCGTCGATACGGTCAGCAAAATCTTGGCTGCCAAAAGCATAGGTGATCCTCCCAGATGCTATATATGGGCCGCTCCTCAACGGCTCTGCACCGTAATGTGGTGCACTGTATCGCAATGTGGTAAAATCGCGAAGTGATGTCAAGCGACAGTTTTTGAGATAGATCAAATTTCTCCGCGCCGGTGGGGACGCGGAACGGGGCCTGTTGCTGCCTTGAATCTCGGTAAGTTGCGAAGAATTCGCCACAAAAAAGGGCCTTTTGCCCTATGCGGGGGCGGCGGCGCGGCGGAAGGATTTTGGGGCCCGCAGGGTGCGCGCAGGGCGCAGGACAGCCCCGCAGGGCATGAGGCTCTGGGGGACCGCTTGGCAATACAGTGGATCGGGGGTGGGTGTTCAGACGGTGGCGCCGAAGGCGTCCTGCACCCGCTTGCGGAACAGCAGAAGCGCCGCCTTGACGGCAGCGGCATGGCGTTCAAAACGGAATTTCGGCATCGCCACGCCCAAGGCGAGGTTCTGGCCGTTGATCACCGGCAGGGTGATCGCGATGGCGCAGGTCTGTTCCGAGAATTCCTCGTTATCCAGAAACAGTCCCGACTGCGCCTGGGTGCCGACCTGGTCCAGAATGGCCTGCGGATCGGTCAGCGTGTGTTCGGTAAAGCGCTCGGGAGCCGCGCCCAGACGGGCAAGGGCGCTTTCGCGGCCCATCTGGGACAGATGCGCCTTGCCATTGGCGCTGGAGTGGATGGGGTGTTCGCGTCCGACATAGGACAGCACGCGGATGCCTTCATGCGCGGCCAGCTGTTCGATCACGATGGCCTTGCCATGATCAAACAGGGTGAGGTCGATATTCTCGCCCACCTCGCGATGCAGGTCTTCCATCAGCGGGCGCAGAAGCTGGCGGATGTCGATCTGGACCTTCGCTCCGAGACGCGCCAGTTCCATGCCCAGCGAAACGCCCTGATGGCCTGCCGTCTTGGCCAGAAGCCCCTCGGCATGCAGGGCGGCGACCAGTCTTTGCACGGTCGATCGCGCCAGCCCTGTGGCTTTGGCGATCTCGCCCAGACTGGCTCCCGGATTGTCCGCTACCACGCGCAGAACGAAGACCGCCCGACTGATCGACTGGCCATCTCTGACCCGGTCCTTATCGCTCACCTGACTCTCCTTTGCGCGGCTTGATCTGTGTTCCAGCTATCGTGCCCCTAGGGTGAACGCAAGCATCCCGCCGCCGGAACGCGGAAAACGCGCCGGATTCTTGCCGCAAGCGCCGGAAACCGGCAGGATCTTACAAGAATTGCGGTGCAAGCGCCTGAGTCAACGCATCCTGCCGCCCCTCAACGATCTGGGCCAGAATCTCGCCTGTGGTCGGTCCAAGGGTGAAGCCCTGATGGCCGTGGCCGGTATTGAGCCATAGCCCCGCCTCTCCGGCGACCGGCCCGACCATCGGCAACATGCCCGCAAGGCAGGGGCGGTGCCCGTGCCACAGGCTGTCGGGAACGGCCTCGCCGATCTCCATTAACTCACCCGCCGCCTGACGGCCGCGTTCCAGCTGCCTGAGGCAGCGCGGGGCCGAGGCGGCGGTCAGCTCGGCGCCGGTGGTGATGCGCAGCCCGCGCGTCATCGAACTCAGCACGATGCCGCTATCGACATCCACATAGGGGCGGCTCAGGGTCTGGGCGGTCCGGTAATGCCCGTGATAGCCGCGTTTGAGGATCATCGGAACCCGCCGCCCGAACCGCGCCAGCAGCGCAGGCGACCACGGCCCCAGGGACACTACCGCCTGTTCGGCATGGATCTTGCCGTCGGAGGTCATGACCGACCAGCCCTGCGCAGGCTCTCGGGTCAGGGTCATGGCCTCGCCGGTGACGATCTGCCCGCCGCGTTCCACGAAGAGGTCGGCATAGGCGCGGGTCAGCGCGCCCGGGTCCATGCTGCTCCACGGGCTGGTCCAGAGCACCATACCCGCGACCTCGCCGGTCAGGGCGGGTTCGGCGGCCTGAAGCTCGGCGCGGCTATGGGTTTCGAAGGGGATGCCATATTCCGCCTCGATCCTTGTGGCATGGGCCTGTGCCGCCTCCAGCGCCTTGGGGCTGCGATACAGTTCGCCCATTCCGCTGCGCCGGATCAGCGGTTCCGCGCCCGAGGCAGAGATCAGCGGCGCATGGTCGAACAGCGCGCGCCGGATCAGCTCGACATAGCTGGCCGCTGCGCGCTTATGCGCGGCCGGAGCCGAGGCACGGAAATAGCGCCACAGGTTCGGCAGCATCGGCAGCACATGTCCGAGATGCCAGACGACATCATTGCTTTGCCCGCTGGCATAGCTCCACAATGTCGCCAGATCGCGGGGGATGGCATAGGGTTCGACCGCTTCGGACTGGATGACGCCCGCATTGCCGTGGCTCGTCTCCAGGCCGGGGGCCTGACGGTCGATCAGGCATACCTCATGTCCGCGTGCCTGCAGGGCAAGGGCCGATCCGACGCCCACCATTCCTGCGCCTAAAACAATAAAGTCAGTCATCTATACAGTCTTTCCGGCCTGAATGCGGCTGAATATGTATCCCTGTATTCGCCATAACCATCAAGCCGATTGTTTGCCGCCCCGTCACAAGGCGCGGTAATGGGCCGGACCACGCCGCCACAGGCAGGGTGTGGCGGCGTGGTCCGCGCAGGGCGCGGAGCTGTGTTTCAGGCCCCTATGGGCCCGTCGTTCATACCCGTCGTTTAAAACAGATGCTCGACCTCTGGCGCGGGGACGAAGCGCCAGTTGCGGCGGGGGCCTGCCATGACGTTGAGATAATACATCTCGAACCCGTGCGGCGCACCGCAGGGATGGTGTCCGCGCGGCACACAGACCACATCGCCATCCCTGACCGCCATCACCTCGTCCAGCGTGCCGTCATCGGTATAGACGCGCTGCACCCCCCAGCCCTGCGCCGGATTGAGCCGGTGATAATAGGTCTCTTCGAGATAGGTGATGCGGGGGAAGTCATCCTCGTCATGGCGGTGGCTGGGATAGGAAGACCAGTTGCCCGCAGGGGTGAAGACCTCGGTCACCAGCAGGCTGTCACAATACGGTTCGGCCTCCATCGCGATATTGTTGATGAACCGGCTGTTGGACCCTTCCCCGCGTTGGGTGAGGGTGATGTTGTCCGGCCCGATCCGGCGTGCTTCATGGCCGCCCTTGCCCGGTGCCTGACAGACGGCGATGGTGCAATCGGTCTGAGCGACGGCCTCCCAATCGCTGCCA
Protein-coding sequences here:
- a CDS encoding c-type cytochrome, giving the protein MLKFLRLIMWLAIAAIIVIAAMILVPQHRSSAKDLSFDAQWLPAHQDKTGEYVARVADCAACHTAEGGTPYAGGRAIASPFGTIYASNITPDKATGIGDWTLDEFRAALVDGIGKHGENLYPAMPYDNYRKLSEADIEALYTYFHDTLEPVENKVQATALSFPFNQRWGIRAWKWVGLPKVGFVPPSQDARIARGAYLVEGPGHCAACHSPRNLAFAQNGTDASDPDFLSGGVIDGWTAPDLRSADATIKSWSAADLDLFLASGRNAHAGVSGEMALAIRDSLQYLSDEDRAAMVAYLRSIAAYQPVAVTGEAAPKAAVARPAELKAGLDDATRKLLLTPENQPLGARLFMDNCAACHFADGKGAAGIFPALAGNATVTAKQSNGLVDTILHGAAIPSTAQRPAELKMPGFADRLSDDDVAALASFLRSAWGNSADPVSAKDVSALR
- a CDS encoding aldehyde dehydrogenase: MALKTHQDWLDARQNLTIRAQALIDGKFVAASSGRSFASVSPVDGSTLAQVADCGQEDVDLAVAAARRAFEDGRWSKRAPAERKAVLCRLGDLVRAHRDELALLETLDMGKPIADSTSIDVRAVANCFAWYGEAIDKIYDEIAPTPSDTLALVSREPLGVVAAVVPWNFPMLMASWKVAPALAAGNSVVLKPSENSSLSALRLAELALEAGVPPGVFNVVTGWGPETGKALGLHMDVDGLFFTGSTAVGRFYMEYAARSNLKKIGLELGGKSPNIILSSYHDIRHAAETSANSAFFNQGEMCTCPSRLIVEESVHDEVVDVLLAQSKAFAPGHPLDPATRFGAMVDERHTTRVLGFVDIAQEDGATLATGGKRVCMDSGGCYLEPTIFDHVRNDMRIAQEEVFGPVLSVITVKDVDEALRVANDTPFGLASSIWTDDLSTAHRAAKELRAGLTYVNCYDCDDMTVPFGGFKESGIGRDKSLHALDKYTELKTTWIKLSK
- a CDS encoding GntR family transcriptional regulator, whose product is MSKTSDLNLPDIKAAPGLTVQEYAYLRLRNAIMLGAIAPGTNLTIRGLASYLDLSPTPVREAIRRLSSENALEVLNNRRLSIPHMKAGRFEELIQLRITLETHAAERALPYFSDVIINDLTRMDDEMDQAVLEHRTEDLTQLNHDFHRRLYAANPNSQAIPLIESVWLQLGPFQRQVVREVKQYYSVDRHKEILNALRQRDPMALVVAIENDIRDGIVRSGREKLQKEAQRTQPLLH
- a CDS encoding glutamine synthetase family protein encodes the protein MERQDANLWLQDHPEIESALVTVCDLNGMLRGTRVPVAQIGKLCDAGLRIPLAALGVDVWGEEIAQQDPLFPSREAIGRGGMIERGLLPMTWADPPAILAPMTLSCANGDPFPADPRRALEEITRRFAALGLTPVVATELEFYLVNPEPDLPEPPNSPVSGKQLHSDDVYSVDELLHFDDFLSDVFDACREQGIPADAAISENGAGQFEINMMHVPDPLRAADDAILFKQTVRGVARKHGLVATFMAKPYGALSGSGFHVHFSLIDKDGRNVFDDGGPQGTDLLWHAVAGLLHTMAECTLTFAPHENSYRRLAPGSHAPSAIAWGYENRTVAVRIPGGSHKARRIEHRVAGADANPYLVLASILGGALMGIEGKWDPAAPITGNAYDQDLPHLPLDWASAIEAFKVGAHVPAIYNPQLQRMLTACKTQELRVFNRRVTDFEYHTYLETV
- a CDS encoding FAD-binding oxidoreductase, giving the protein MNAMTASYAGAGQHTGSYYAASANPSPRRPQLTGDQDIDICIVGAGYSGLSAGLFLAEKGHRVAIVEGAQVGWGASGRNGGQIVNGLNASLQTIERRYGRDTASFVAGLVQEGQEIIRDRIATYDIRCDLKNGNIFAGYTAAHMRELEERKALWESYGHHNQEILSKAQLREKIGSDVFSGGMIDHTGGHMHPLNLALGEAAAFEQNGGVIYEHSPVTSVDTEAARPVVRTAKGSLTCKTLILCGNAYLGKVVPTLEWRVMPVSTQMIATEPLGEALAQEILPGDECIEDIRYILDYFRLSGDKRLIFGGGLVYGGTDPADIEAKIVPNLKKVFPQLSNVKIDYRWSGNFALSFSRVPQMGRIGSNTYFAHGYSGHGVTGAHLFGRILSEAVDADLSRFDTFAKIPWIPFPGGRTFRVPYTVMGAWWYALRDRLGI